The following proteins are co-located in the Billgrantia tianxiuensis genome:
- a CDS encoding AMP-binding protein, with product MDWHLQQHPQRPHLYLYGDDDQPQVMSYADLDREAQGVAAALASRGVSQGDRVALMLPTSRDYFIAFFGVLRAGAVPVPIYPPARPAQLEEHLRRHGRILNNAGAGLLITVAEARSVAHLLHAEAPTFAIS from the coding sequence ATGGACTGGCACCTTCAGCAACACCCGCAGCGTCCTCATCTCTATCTCTATGGCGACGACGATCAGCCACAGGTGATGAGCTATGCCGACCTGGACCGGGAAGCCCAGGGCGTTGCCGCGGCCTTGGCATCACGGGGCGTCAGTCAAGGCGACCGCGTCGCGCTGATGCTGCCGACGTCTCGCGATTATTTCATCGCCTTCTTCGGTGTACTCAGGGCCGGCGCCGTGCCGGTGCCCATCTATCCCCCTGCCCGACCCGCCCAGCTCGAGGAGCATCTACGGCGCCACGGGCGCATTCTGAACAATGCCGGGGCCGGCCTGCTGATCACCGTTGCCGAAGCGCGCTCGGTGGCTCACCTGCTGCATGCCGAAGCCCCCACCTTCGCCATATCGTGA
- a CDS encoding AMP-binding protein codes for MTLADLGERQADREPRRPDPDDLALLQYTSGSTGDPKGVRLTHAQLLANIRAMGKRLEATPDDVFVSWLPLYHDMGLIAAWLASLYYAIPLVVMSPLTFLSHPLRWLELIDRHRGTISGAPNFGYELCLRAMTPERTQHLDLSSWRVAFNGAEPVSAQTMEQFTECLAPCGLRHNALMPVYGLAETAVGLCVARPGRGVIVDRVNRERFSQRGEASPEQDAAAAQCFVNCGPPLPGYALRIVDDQGRELGERREGDIEFRGPSATDGYFDNPEESEKLRHGDWLRTGDRGYLADGDLHISGRRKDVLVRGGRNIYPYDIESAVGRLEGIRKGCVAVFGDPDPETGVESLVVVAETQEQDPARRRELQRAIADTVVDIVNVPADEICLVPPHSVLKTSSGKIRRAATREHYRQGCLGERAPPLWRQLTRLTLRAGFKRLLQALGRVGDWAYYIYAWSIFGLGLSLFALVGLLLPRLTWRWRLAHYLTRGMAALGGIRLAAHGLEQLPRERPFVLVANHASYLDVLVLTAALPCSLRYLAKEELERRLLTRLPLSHMGALFVERFDPRQAERDMQEVEQAVIAGDTLAIFPEGTFHAEPGLDDFHMGAFLTAAHAGVPVVPVAIRGTRQLLRGKEWRPHPGKVSLHVGAPLMPDGSDWNAALRLKRDARDFILRHCGEASRAR; via the coding sequence GTGACGCTCGCCGACCTTGGCGAACGGCAAGCCGACCGCGAGCCACGGCGCCCCGACCCCGACGACTTGGCCTTGCTGCAGTACACCTCCGGCAGCACCGGCGACCCCAAGGGCGTGCGGCTCACCCATGCCCAGTTGCTGGCCAACATTCGCGCCATGGGGAAACGCCTCGAAGCCACCCCGGACGATGTCTTCGTCAGTTGGTTGCCGCTCTACCACGACATGGGACTGATCGCCGCCTGGCTCGCCAGCCTCTACTACGCCATTCCGCTGGTGGTGATGTCGCCACTGACCTTCCTCTCGCATCCGCTGCGCTGGCTGGAGTTGATCGACCGCCACCGTGGCACCATCTCCGGGGCGCCCAATTTCGGTTACGAGCTGTGCCTGCGCGCCATGACGCCGGAGCGGACCCAGCATCTCGACCTGAGTAGTTGGCGGGTCGCCTTCAACGGCGCGGAGCCGGTCAGCGCTCAGACCATGGAGCAGTTCACCGAGTGCCTGGCACCCTGCGGCCTACGACACAACGCGCTGATGCCGGTCTACGGACTGGCCGAGACGGCGGTCGGGCTGTGCGTGGCCCGGCCCGGACGCGGCGTGATCGTCGACCGCGTCAATCGCGAGCGTTTCTCCCAACGCGGCGAGGCCTCGCCCGAACAGGACGCCGCGGCCGCACAGTGCTTCGTCAACTGCGGCCCTCCACTACCCGGCTATGCGCTGCGCATCGTCGATGACCAGGGTCGCGAACTCGGCGAGCGCCGAGAGGGCGACATCGAATTCAGGGGCCCCTCGGCCACCGACGGCTACTTCGACAATCCCGAGGAGAGCGAGAAGCTGCGCCACGGCGACTGGCTGCGCACCGGCGACCGCGGTTATCTCGCCGACGGCGACCTGCACATCAGTGGGCGTCGCAAGGACGTACTGGTACGCGGCGGCCGCAACATCTACCCCTACGACATCGAATCCGCCGTCGGCCGCCTGGAAGGTATCCGCAAGGGGTGCGTGGCAGTATTCGGCGATCCCGACCCCGAGACTGGCGTCGAGTCGCTGGTCGTGGTGGCCGAAACCCAGGAGCAAGACCCAGCGCGGCGTCGCGAGCTGCAACGCGCCATCGCCGATACCGTGGTCGATATCGTCAACGTGCCGGCCGACGAGATCTGCCTGGTGCCACCTCACTCCGTGCTCAAGACCTCCAGCGGCAAGATCCGCCGTGCCGCGACTCGTGAGCATTACCGCCAGGGCTGCCTCGGTGAGCGCGCTCCCCCACTCTGGCGGCAATTGACCCGCTTGACACTGCGTGCCGGCTTCAAGCGGCTGCTGCAGGCTCTCGGCAGGGTTGGCGATTGGGCTTATTACATCTATGCATGGTCGATCTTCGGCCTGGGCCTCAGCCTGTTCGCGTTGGTCGGCCTACTCCTGCCGCGGCTGACCTGGCGCTGGCGGCTGGCCCATTACCTCACTCGCGGCATGGCCGCCCTGGGCGGCATACGCTTGGCGGCGCATGGCCTGGAGCAACTGCCCCGCGAGCGCCCTTTCGTGCTGGTCGCCAACCACGCCAGCTACCTGGACGTGCTGGTGCTCACCGCCGCCCTGCCATGCAGTCTGCGTTACCTGGCCAAGGAGGAGCTTGAGCGCCGTCTCCTGACTCGCCTGCCGCTGAGCCATATGGGCGCACTGTTCGTCGAGCGCTTCGACCCACGCCAGGCGGAACGGGACATGCAGGAGGTGGAACAGGCCGTGATAGCCGGCGACACGCTCGCCATCTTTCCCGAAGGTACCTTCCATGCCGAACCCGGCCTCGACGATTTCCACATGGGCGCCTTTCTCACCGCCGCTCATGCCGGCGTGCCAGTAGTTCCGGTGGCCATTCGGGGAACGCGCCAGCTGCTGCGGGGCAAGGAGTGGCGCCCGCATCCCGGCAAGGTCTCGCTGCATGTGGGCGCACCGCTGATGCCCGACGGCAGCGACTGGAACGCGGCGCTGCGGCTCAAACGCGACGCCCGTGACTTCATCCTTCGCCATTGCGGCGAGGCTAGCCGGGCTCGATGA
- a CDS encoding fasciclin domain-containing protein gives MQTVKWVAAAGVLGVVLAGAVQAGSHDAEKDIVDTAVAAGQFETLAAALDAAGLVETLKGEGPFTVFAPTDEAFAALPEGTVEALLLPENREQLQSVLTYHVVPGKVMAADAINLDSATTVQGQDITITTMDGSVMVNDATVIQADIEASNGVIHVIDGVLLPE, from the coding sequence ATGCAAACAGTCAAATGGGTAGCTGCCGCGGGTGTGTTGGGTGTGGTGCTGGCAGGTGCCGTACAGGCCGGCAGCCATGACGCGGAGAAAGACATCGTCGATACCGCCGTCGCGGCGGGGCAGTTCGAAACCTTGGCGGCCGCGCTGGACGCGGCGGGGCTGGTGGAGACCCTCAAGGGCGAGGGTCCCTTCACCGTTTTTGCTCCCACCGACGAGGCCTTTGCCGCCCTGCCCGAAGGCACCGTGGAGGCGTTGCTGCTTCCCGAGAATCGCGAGCAGCTCCAGTCCGTGCTGACCTATCACGTGGTGCCGGGTAAGGTCATGGCCGCGGATGCCATCAATCTCGATAGTGCAACTACTGTACAAGGCCAGGACATCACCATTACCACCATGGACGGAAGTGTGATGGTCAACGACGCCACCGTGATCCAGGCCGACATCGAGGCCAGCAATGGCGTGATCCATGTCATCGATGGCGTGCTGCTACCCGAGTGA
- the tal gene encoding transaldolase, with the protein MTTRLDNLRRHSLVVADTGDLDAIRRYRPQDATTNPSLLLKAFDLPGYQALIDEELAAVKAEAGGLQARVERAVDRLAVAKGTEITRLVPGRVSTEVAAKLSFDTEACVRKAHELIELYERRGVGRERVLIKLASTWEGIRAAERLEREGINCNLTLLFSEAQAQACFDAGVFLISPFVGRVTDWYKKETGKEYAPDEDPGVQFVRSVCERAGRGGYDTVVMGASFRTSGQVLALAGCHRLTISPALLEELASQEGDVDKRVMFPSRVERPAALTEPVFRWQHNQDAMANDKLAEGIRRFAEDQEQLERRIAERLG; encoded by the coding sequence ATGACGACTCGACTCGACAACCTTCGGCGTCATTCGCTGGTCGTCGCCGACACCGGCGATCTCGACGCCATCCGCCGCTACCGGCCTCAGGATGCCACCACCAATCCCTCGCTGCTGCTCAAGGCCTTTGATCTGCCGGGCTACCAGGCGCTGATCGACGAAGAGCTCGCCGCGGTCAAGGCCGAAGCCGGTGGCCTGCAGGCCCGGGTCGAGCGCGCCGTGGATCGCCTGGCAGTGGCCAAGGGGACGGAAATCACCCGGCTGGTACCGGGACGGGTCTCCACCGAAGTGGCCGCCAAGCTCTCCTTCGATACCGAGGCCTGCGTGCGCAAGGCCCATGAGCTGATCGAGCTGTACGAGCGCCGAGGCGTCGGCCGCGAGCGGGTGCTGATCAAGCTGGCTTCCACCTGGGAGGGCATTCGAGCCGCCGAACGACTCGAGCGGGAAGGCATCAACTGCAACCTCACGCTGCTGTTCAGCGAGGCCCAGGCCCAGGCCTGCTTTGATGCCGGTGTGTTCCTAATCTCGCCGTTCGTCGGCCGGGTCACCGACTGGTACAAGAAGGAGACCGGCAAGGAGTACGCGCCGGATGAGGATCCCGGTGTGCAGTTCGTGCGCAGCGTGTGTGAACGCGCCGGTCGTGGAGGCTATGACACCGTAGTGATGGGGGCGAGCTTTCGCACCAGCGGCCAGGTACTGGCGCTGGCCGGCTGCCATCGCCTGACGATCTCCCCGGCGTTGCTGGAAGAGCTGGCCTCGCAGGAGGGCGACGTCGACAAGCGAGTGATGTTCCCATCCCGCGTCGAGCGTCCAGCGGCGCTTACCGAGCCCGTGTTCCGCTGGCAGCACAATCAGGACGCCATGGCCAACGATAAACTGGCCGAAGGCATCCGTCGCTTCGCCGAGGATCAGGAGCAGCTCGAGCGGCGCATCGCGGAGCGGCTGGGCTGA
- a CDS encoding ABC transporter substrate-binding protein, producing the protein MNANTIPRREFIKRTVGAFALTLVSPICFGEAKPLRFSGWGSADRARITNEAFALFEAAHPDIRAEAVFTDWLDYWLRLSTLVALGDTPDLIQMDYRYLEEYARSRVIEPLDPFLGNLLDIDSFGEHNIGSCRVDGRLYGVNLGINASAALVDQGRWQEAGIEPPSLGESWQTFHDKCVRFAAGTPRQHYYPTMDASGQESAFEAWLLQQGKSLYGSHGQLGFEAADATDWFDYWAELRAKRACVPVDVQILYRNSIETSPLILGYSALDFAHSNMMLSYQQQIGRPLGITACPVTPEGQPGHYYKPSQMLSIAAGLDADRKHRAVELANFLVMDPTAVKVLGVDRGIPASSDMRLQLAPTLDDVGRATLTYIDDLEPYVGPLPPVPPSGAGEIAIVLQRISHEIGYGVSSTLQGGRQLVEEARAILAR; encoded by the coding sequence ATGAACGCGAACACCATTCCCCGACGTGAATTCATCAAGCGCACGGTCGGCGCCTTCGCGCTCACGCTGGTCAGCCCAATATGCTTTGGCGAGGCAAAACCCCTGCGTTTCAGCGGCTGGGGCTCGGCCGATCGGGCCCGGATAACGAATGAAGCCTTCGCTCTGTTCGAGGCCGCCCACCCCGATATCCGGGCGGAGGCGGTGTTTACCGATTGGTTGGACTACTGGTTGCGACTGTCGACACTCGTAGCGCTCGGCGATACCCCCGACCTGATCCAGATGGATTACCGCTATCTCGAAGAATATGCCCGCAGCAGGGTCATCGAACCACTGGACCCGTTCCTGGGCAACCTGCTCGATATCGATTCCTTCGGCGAACACAACATCGGTTCCTGTCGGGTCGATGGGCGCCTGTATGGCGTCAACCTGGGCATCAATGCCAGCGCTGCCCTCGTCGATCAGGGGCGGTGGCAGGAAGCCGGGATCGAACCGCCTTCCCTAGGGGAAAGCTGGCAGACATTCCACGACAAATGCGTTCGGTTTGCCGCCGGCACGCCCAGACAACACTACTACCCGACCATGGATGCCAGCGGCCAGGAATCGGCATTCGAAGCCTGGCTCCTGCAGCAGGGCAAGAGTTTGTACGGATCCCATGGCCAGCTCGGCTTCGAGGCGGCGGATGCAACCGACTGGTTCGACTATTGGGCGGAATTGCGTGCCAAGCGGGCATGCGTTCCGGTCGACGTCCAGATCCTCTACCGAAACTCCATCGAAACGTCACCGCTGATCCTGGGCTATTCCGCGCTGGATTTCGCGCATTCGAACATGATGCTGAGCTACCAGCAGCAGATCGGCCGACCGTTGGGCATCACCGCCTGCCCGGTGACGCCCGAAGGTCAACCCGGCCACTACTACAAACCATCGCAGATGCTATCCATTGCGGCCGGACTGGATGCGGACAGGAAACACCGGGCCGTCGAGCTGGCGAATTTTCTGGTCATGGATCCCACTGCGGTGAAGGTGTTGGGCGTGGATCGGGGTATACCGGCCTCCTCGGACATGCGTCTGCAGTTGGCACCGACATTGGACGACGTCGGTCGAGCAACTTTGACCTACATCGATGACCTGGAACCCTACGTCGGCCCCCTGCCACCCGTTCCCCCTTCCGGCGCAGGCGAAATCGCTATCGTGCTGCAACGGATCAGCCACGAAATCGGCTACGGGGTTTCGTCTACGCTACAAGGCGGTCGGCAGTTGGTTGAAGAGGCCCGCGCCATCCTGGCTCGATAG
- the xylB gene encoding xylulokinase — MYIGVDCGTQSTKVVVVDVEGEAILAEASRPHRLVEGANGRREQAPEEWIEAFRGAFEEAMNRAGIARGAIRAIGVSGQQHGMVALDAEGLPVYPAKLWCDTETAAHNAALVQRLGGAAGCLEKLGLVLQTGYTASKLAWLRDTNPAAYRRIDTILLPHDYLNYWLTGEKVAEAGDASGTGYFDTRSRRWRRDVFAAIAPELDPSHVLPRLIDSREPAGTLRPEVARELGLGEGVLVASGGGDNMLGAIGTGNIAPGIVTLSLGTSGTVCAYSPESVRAESDMVANFCASHGGWLPLICTMNVTSASTLVRELFDLDLAAFGERLAAAPIGAEGVTVLPFFNGERVPSLPHATASFLGLDSRNLTQANLCRAVVESATFGLRYGLELLGPLAAGASQIRLIGGGAKSPLWRQMVADVTATQVICPQVTDAAALGAALQAAWCERQDASLAALCERLVHLDGASLAEPKATSVRAYETVYARYREALSAQHGIPA; from the coding sequence ATGTACATCGGGGTGGATTGCGGTACCCAGAGCACCAAGGTGGTGGTGGTCGACGTCGAGGGCGAGGCGATCCTCGCCGAGGCGAGTCGTCCCCATCGCTTGGTGGAGGGAGCGAACGGGCGTCGCGAGCAGGCACCGGAGGAGTGGATCGAGGCCTTCCGCGGCGCCTTCGAGGAGGCCATGAACCGGGCCGGCATTGCTCGCGGGGCGATCCGTGCCATTGGCGTCTCCGGCCAGCAGCACGGCATGGTAGCGCTGGATGCCGAGGGCCTACCGGTGTATCCCGCCAAGCTGTGGTGCGACACCGAGACGGCAGCGCACAATGCGGCACTGGTCCAACGCCTGGGCGGGGCGGCGGGCTGTCTCGAAAAGCTCGGCCTGGTGCTGCAGACCGGCTACACCGCTTCCAAGCTCGCCTGGCTGCGCGATACGAACCCTGCTGCCTATCGACGTATCGACACCATCCTGCTGCCCCACGACTACCTCAACTACTGGCTCACCGGCGAGAAGGTGGCGGAGGCGGGCGATGCTTCCGGTACCGGCTACTTCGATACCCGCTCGCGGCGCTGGCGCCGTGACGTCTTCGCTGCGATCGCCCCGGAACTCGATCCCTCGCACGTACTGCCGCGGCTGATCGACTCGCGCGAGCCGGCCGGTACGCTGCGCCCGGAGGTGGCCCGCGAGCTGGGGCTGGGTGAGGGTGTGCTGGTCGCGAGCGGGGGAGGCGACAATATGCTCGGCGCCATCGGCACCGGCAACATTGCACCCGGCATCGTTACCCTGAGCCTCGGCACCTCGGGCACGGTGTGCGCCTATTCGCCCGAGTCGGTGCGCGCCGAGAGCGACATGGTGGCCAACTTCTGCGCCAGCCACGGCGGCTGGCTGCCGCTGATCTGCACCATGAACGTGACCTCCGCCAGCACCCTGGTGCGCGAGCTGTTCGACCTCGACCTGGCCGCCTTCGGCGAGCGCCTGGCCGCAGCTCCCATCGGCGCCGAGGGGGTGACGGTACTACCGTTCTTCAACGGCGAGCGGGTGCCGTCGCTGCCGCACGCCACGGCCAGCTTCCTGGGGCTCGACAGTCGCAACCTGACCCAGGCCAACCTGTGCCGGGCGGTGGTGGAGAGCGCCACCTTCGGCCTGCGCTACGGCCTCGAGCTGCTCGGCCCGCTGGCTGCCGGCGCCAGCCAGATCCGCTTGATCGGCGGCGGCGCCAAGAGCCCGCTGTGGCGCCAGATGGTGGCCGACGTGACGGCGACCCAGGTGATCTGCCCGCAAGTGACCGATGCCGCCGCACTGGGGGCGGCGCTCCAGGCGGCCTGGTGCGAGCGCCAGGACGCATCGCTGGCAGCGCTGTGCGAGCGCCTGGTACATCTCGACGGGGCCTCGCTGGCCGAACCGAAGGCAACCAGCGTGCGCGCCTACGAGACCGTCTACGCCCGCTATCGCGAGGCGCTGTCTGCCCAGCACGGCATTCCGGCCTGA
- a CDS encoding acyl carrier protein, which produces MANRHGSRDAQERLLALLETLVRETRPDRSNAAPIDLDSRLDRDLGLDSLARSELLLRVEQAFGIRLPESALLAETPKALLELLQAQPQTTHVSSESRGKPAPTPPLPPPAIPQKTSLMPLLR; this is translated from the coding sequence ATGGCGAATCGCCACGGTTCACGCGATGCGCAAGAACGCTTGCTGGCTCTGCTCGAGACACTGGTTCGAGAAACGCGACCCGACCGTAGCAATGCCGCTCCTATCGACCTGGACTCGCGCCTGGACCGCGACTTGGGACTGGACAGCCTCGCCCGATCGGAGTTGTTGCTGCGAGTGGAACAGGCCTTCGGCATTCGCCTGCCGGAATCGGCGCTGCTGGCCGAAACGCCGAAGGCACTGCTCGAACTGCTGCAGGCCCAGCCGCAGACGACCCACGTCTCGTCTGAATCGCGGGGAAAGCCTGCTCCGACTCCCCCACTCCCGCCGCCAGCGATTCCGCAGAAGACCAGCCTCATGCCGCTACTACGCTGA
- a CDS encoding YqfO family protein, which yields MYKLAFFVPLADAEAVKEAVFVTGAGRIGDYEACCFETRGTGQFRPLDGASPHIGQVGDLEKVEELKVELVCEDHLIRDAVEALRAAHPYEEPAFDVWKLERF from the coding sequence ATGTACAAGCTTGCCTTCTTCGTTCCGCTGGCAGATGCCGAAGCGGTCAAGGAAGCGGTGTTCGTCACCGGCGCCGGACGCATCGGCGACTACGAAGCCTGCTGCTTCGAGACCCGAGGCACCGGCCAGTTTCGCCCGCTGGATGGCGCGAGCCCCCACATCGGCCAGGTTGGTGACTTGGAGAAAGTGGAGGAACTGAAGGTGGAACTGGTCTGCGAGGATCACCTCATCCGTGATGCAGTCGAGGCCCTGCGGGCCGCGCATCCCTATGAGGAGCCGGCCTTCGACGTATGGAAGCTGGAGCGTTTTTGA
- a CDS encoding EAL domain-containing protein, translated as MCSVIVVSVIGWIGLSYTNQVATVVTRTTDTQYPLLTNAMSASNAMRTLTRTARDIRTSCDRADGSHRAKLEGGLSTEFAAIDALADFLRHTDALDTERTVRAAKDELELTISNLSSLCDTRETLQISFEEQRQQALATVAELDELVQSMHSYAGTVFQPARTESNEQDAPSLEAALHLAHISIHLARLSKDLARAHTSQALGYTRDQEAHLDILAALEGERDFLGAAFPAQDIEALIARLSNILTAPGGLHDAWRRTRLFDSGMAAQILMVSRADNALAAVLRNLENDARIQYREATKAIDDKIVESRFVVALVAASSSLMLLVAGLVFASRLTRPVERLTTHVEHLRRTDDLNQQTPLRLVTRSDEIGTLAQSFEQLILELSNARRRLEEESRQNIRIQYDRLTAAIESIPQGLCLTDADGRLLMINTRFLQLYDLTPGQVHTGMSLRELSKLCREQGARWLQQPESEQEPALRDTYLVPQMLDFRNERTVVVQVADTPEGGLVSVHEDITERRKQEEQITRLAHHDTLTGLANRTLFRKKLAAAQAEQEGERDVALLCLDLDDFKSVNDSLGHPVGDRLLVQIGERLRHCLSDTDRVARLGGDEFAVLLTENVTPDRVTQMANKVIERLGRPYWVEGHTIVTGVSIGIAIAPRNDFDPDVLLKRADIALFRAKQDGRSTYRYFEPEMDDHIQARRLLEMDLRNAIEHEKMELHYQPQVSLDDESLRGFEALLRWRHPERGFVSPAEFVVMAEEIGLIDRLGNWVLRRACQDALHWPEDISIAVNLSPVQFRNEAFLDEVRNALAASGLNPTRLVLEITEGVLLEDTDHNLSLLEALRNIGVQIAMDDFGTGYSSLGYLCKFRFDKVKIDRSFVNGMLISRDSHAVVHAICGLCTSLGIETIAEGVESSQQVDALRQLGCKQSQGYYYAKAVPLAETLDFVE; from the coding sequence TTGTGTTCGGTCATCGTCGTCAGTGTCATTGGTTGGATCGGACTGTCCTATACCAATCAGGTCGCCACGGTCGTTACCCGAACCACCGACACTCAATACCCCTTACTGACCAATGCGATGAGCGCCTCCAACGCCATGCGCACGCTGACGAGGACGGCCCGGGACATCAGAACGTCGTGCGATCGAGCAGACGGTTCGCACCGAGCCAAATTGGAGGGCGGGCTCTCGACCGAGTTCGCCGCCATTGACGCGCTCGCTGACTTCCTGCGGCACACCGATGCACTCGACACTGAACGAACGGTCCGCGCCGCAAAAGACGAACTGGAACTGACGATCAGCAATCTCTCCTCACTGTGCGATACCCGCGAAACACTGCAGATCAGTTTCGAAGAACAGCGACAGCAGGCACTTGCGACCGTAGCGGAGCTGGACGAGCTGGTCCAGTCGATGCACTCCTACGCAGGAACGGTGTTCCAGCCGGCACGGACTGAATCGAACGAGCAGGATGCCCCCTCGCTGGAAGCCGCCCTGCACCTGGCCCACATCAGCATTCATCTGGCCCGATTGAGCAAGGATCTGGCTCGGGCCCACACCAGCCAGGCTCTGGGATACACCAGAGATCAGGAGGCGCACCTGGATATTCTGGCGGCGCTTGAAGGCGAACGCGATTTCCTGGGGGCTGCGTTCCCGGCTCAGGACATCGAAGCGCTGATTGCCCGCCTCTCCAACATCCTGACCGCTCCGGGCGGCCTTCACGATGCCTGGCGTCGGACACGACTGTTCGATTCCGGCATGGCTGCCCAGATACTGATGGTGAGCCGGGCCGATAACGCTTTGGCCGCCGTGTTGCGAAACCTGGAAAACGATGCCCGGATTCAATACCGCGAAGCGACCAAGGCGATCGACGACAAGATAGTGGAATCCCGCTTCGTGGTCGCTCTGGTGGCGGCCTCCAGCTCACTGATGCTGCTCGTCGCCGGCTTGGTGTTCGCTTCGCGCCTGACCCGGCCGGTGGAACGCTTGACCACCCACGTCGAACACCTGCGCCGGACCGATGACCTCAACCAGCAGACCCCGCTGAGGCTGGTGACCCGTTCCGATGAAATCGGCACCCTGGCGCAATCGTTCGAACAACTGATCCTGGAACTCTCCAATGCGCGCCGTCGGCTGGAAGAGGAGTCCCGACAGAACATTCGCATCCAGTACGATCGCCTGACAGCGGCGATCGAGAGCATTCCTCAGGGTTTGTGCCTGACGGATGCCGACGGACGCCTGTTGATGATCAACACCCGCTTCCTGCAGCTGTACGACCTGACACCAGGACAGGTGCATACGGGCATGTCGTTGCGGGAGCTGAGCAAGCTGTGCCGTGAGCAGGGCGCCCGATGGCTGCAACAACCGGAGAGCGAGCAAGAACCGGCGCTTCGCGACACCTACTTGGTGCCCCAAATGTTGGACTTCCGCAATGAACGGACTGTCGTCGTACAGGTGGCGGATACGCCGGAAGGTGGGCTCGTTTCCGTGCATGAGGACATCACCGAGCGGCGCAAGCAGGAAGAGCAGATCACTCGCCTGGCACATCACGACACCTTGACCGGGCTCGCCAACCGCACCCTGTTCCGCAAAAAACTGGCGGCCGCCCAGGCAGAACAGGAAGGAGAACGAGACGTGGCCTTGCTGTGCCTCGACCTCGACGATTTCAAGTCGGTGAACGATTCGTTGGGGCATCCCGTCGGCGATCGGCTGTTGGTTCAAATCGGCGAGCGATTGAGGCACTGCCTCAGCGATACCGACCGTGTTGCGCGGTTGGGCGGTGACGAGTTCGCCGTGCTGTTGACCGAGAACGTGACGCCGGACCGGGTAACGCAGATGGCAAACAAGGTGATTGAACGGCTCGGCCGGCCTTACTGGGTGGAGGGGCACACCATCGTTACCGGCGTATCGATCGGCATCGCCATCGCACCCCGGAACGATTTCGATCCGGACGTGCTGCTGAAACGAGCTGACATCGCCTTGTTTCGCGCCAAGCAGGATGGGCGCAGTACCTACCGCTATTTCGAACCGGAAATGGATGACCACATCCAGGCACGGCGCTTACTGGAAATGGACCTGCGCAACGCCATCGAACACGAGAAAATGGAGCTGCACTATCAACCGCAAGTCAGCCTTGACGATGAGTCCCTTCGAGGCTTCGAAGCGTTGCTGCGTTGGCGGCACCCAGAACGAGGATTCGTATCGCCCGCGGAGTTCGTCGTCATGGCTGAGGAGATCGGTCTGATCGATCGACTTGGAAACTGGGTCTTGAGACGTGCCTGCCAGGATGCGTTGCATTGGCCGGAGGACATCTCTATCGCCGTCAACCTGTCCCCGGTGCAGTTCCGCAACGAGGCCTTTCTGGATGAGGTGCGTAATGCCCTTGCGGCATCTGGTCTGAACCCGACACGGTTGGTACTGGAAATCACCGAAGGAGTGCTGCTGGAAGATACCGATCACAACCTCAGTCTACTGGAAGCGCTGAGAAATATTGGCGTGCAAATTGCCATGGACGACTTCGGCACAGGCTATTCCAGCCTGGGCTACCTGTGCAAGTTCCGGTTCGACAAGGTCAAGATCGACCGGTCCTTCGTGAACGGCATGCTCATTTCACGCGACAGTCATGCCGTGGTTCACGCCATTTGCGGTCTGTGCACATCGCTGGGCATCGAAACCATTGCCGAAGGAGTCGAGTCCAGCCAGCAAGTCGATGCATTGCGACAGCTGGGTTGCAAGCAGAGCCAGGGTTATTACTACGCGAAAGCCGTGCCACTGGCCGAGACGCTGGACTTCGTGGAATGA